A window from Pedosphaera parvula Ellin514 encodes these proteins:
- a CDS encoding DUF4238 domain-containing protein → MKVNSRQHYVPQFYLRGWSEDRDSIWAYPIEGVAPFATSVANVACEKGLYSHPSTDNIYPLRTEQIMAKIEGHYSLVWPNIWDRASAADTRKNLARFVALMALRHPERENQIRRLNSSFRSAVSGMSPDEVVEVRSHGESASCTVAELRDGTKDGKEMIKSTFLRHLPDLIQDLAEVLVQRKWGIVFSERPAFVTSDSPMVLHRGTATKQSIGYGTAGTQILFPISPTRLLAICDDWPHAFAHYKLANLDIFNCILARAATRFVFFQNNDSQLATNILAWRSPKK, encoded by the coding sequence ATGAAGGTCAATAGCAGACAACACTATGTCCCGCAGTTTTACCTCCGAGGTTGGAGTGAGGATAGAGATTCCATTTGGGCCTACCCCATTGAGGGAGTTGCGCCGTTTGCTACTTCGGTCGCGAATGTTGCCTGCGAGAAGGGTCTTTACTCGCATCCTTCCACCGACAACATCTACCCACTCAGAACGGAGCAGATAATGGCAAAAATAGAAGGCCATTACTCTTTGGTTTGGCCAAACATCTGGGACCGCGCCTCTGCGGCAGACACACGAAAGAACTTGGCACGGTTCGTCGCACTTATGGCCTTGCGCCACCCAGAGCGAGAAAACCAAATCCGTCGCCTTAACAGCTCCTTCCGGTCTGCGGTGAGCGGCATGTCTCCGGATGAAGTCGTTGAAGTTCGGAGCCATGGTGAGTCAGCCTCCTGCACCGTCGCAGAATTACGGGATGGAACCAAGGACGGCAAGGAAATGATCAAGAGCACGTTCTTGCGTCACCTTCCCGACCTAATTCAGGACTTGGCAGAGGTGTTGGTTCAAAGAAAATGGGGCATTGTGTTCTCCGAGCGTCCGGCATTCGTTACATCCGATTCCCCTATGGTTCTCCATCGTGGCACAGCAACCAAACAAAGTATAGGATATGGCACGGCTGGCACTCAGATTCTGTTCCCGATCAGCCCTACTCGACTTTTGGCCATCTGCGATGATTGGCCGCATGCTTTCGCACATTACAAATTGGCGAATTTAGACATTTTTAACTGCATTCTGGCTAGGGCGGCCACCCGATTTGTCTTCTTCCAAAACAATGATTCCCAGCTGGCGACTAATATATTGGCCTGGCGGTCTCCCAAGAAATGA
- a CDS encoding HEAT repeat domain-containing protein, with protein MNRRNRILIVIAVVATLGGLACYFGKTKEPRSQGRSLTQWLQVYCKTFPTQWIPPELGKPDMSFQTAERVVKGMGTNAIPTLLKLSQAEDSPAKLKLLAYLRRQSVIRYNYLYAEERRDLAANGFGMLKEDALPAVPALVELTKSKGQEIRLHALRCLIIINPSRDQLLPVLLRACRESDSKMRHVATANLQALYPEEAEKAHVHDPLQLRPFVTNAPESTKESLK; from the coding sequence ATGAATCGACGCAATCGCATCCTGATCGTCATCGCCGTTGTCGCTACTCTTGGCGGACTTGCTTGTTATTTCGGCAAGACCAAGGAACCACGTAGTCAAGGCCGTAGCCTCACGCAATGGCTGCAAGTTTATTGCAAGACATTCCCCACGCAATGGATTCCGCCGGAGCTTGGCAAACCTGACATGAGTTTCCAGACAGCCGAACGGGTGGTCAAAGGGATGGGCACGAACGCCATTCCCACTCTCTTAAAATTATCCCAAGCGGAGGATTCTCCGGCTAAACTTAAACTACTGGCGTATCTGAGGCGGCAATCTGTGATTCGATATAATTATCTTTATGCTGAGGAGCGCCGGGACTTGGCCGCCAATGGCTTTGGGATGCTGAAAGAAGACGCGCTACCAGCCGTGCCTGCTTTGGTTGAACTCACAAAAAGCAAGGGTCAGGAAATCCGACTCCACGCCTTACGGTGTCTAATCATTATAAATCCCAGCCGCGATCAGTTGTTGCCGGTTCTTCTCCGGGCCTGCCGTGAGTCCGATTCAAAAATGCGGCACGTCGCCACGGCGAACCTGCAAGCGCTTTATCCCGAAGAGGCGGAAAAGGCGCACGTCCACGATCCTTTGCAACTTCGTCCCTTTGTTACGAATGCACCCGAATCCACCAAAGAAAGCTTGAAATGA
- a CDS encoding HEAT repeat domain-containing protein: MDWKSSYRSLGNAVLSELGPEGKAAIPTLIQMLGDKNHKPDEVSQVAGVAWLILPRMAPESIPPLICALTNQDTQVWCLAAGALGHIGSDAKAAIPFVKEKLKDKDPYVRVGAADIIGKLGGNPDEFVPTLIGTLPEVEWDYLNYALEVLVRYKNNAKPAVPVLLDILNKTPNSTNTTNTIVRSEVLSALREIDPEAAAKVGVK; this comes from the coding sequence ATGGATTGGAAATCCAGTTACCGATCGCTCGGCAATGCGGTCTTATCTGAGCTTGGGCCTGAAGGAAAAGCAGCCATCCCAACCCTCATTCAAATGCTCGGCGACAAGAATCACAAGCCAGACGAAGTAAGTCAGGTAGCGGGCGTAGCCTGGTTGATTCTGCCAAGAATGGCCCCGGAATCCATCCCTCCCTTGATTTGCGCTCTGACCAATCAAGACACCCAGGTTTGGTGCCTGGCCGCTGGTGCGCTGGGTCACATCGGCTCCGATGCAAAAGCTGCCATTCCGTTCGTAAAAGAAAAGCTTAAGGATAAAGATCCCTATGTTAGGGTGGGTGCAGCCGATATTATCGGCAAACTGGGTGGCAACCCCGATGAGTTTGTTCCCACACTCATCGGAACGCTGCCGGAGGTGGAATGGGACTATCTGAATTATGCCTTGGAGGTTTTGGTGCGCTACAAGAATAATGCAAAACCCGCAGTGCCTGTTCTGCTGGATATTCTGAACAAAACACCTAATTCCACGAACACAACGAACACTATTGTGCGCAGCGAGGTGCTCTCTGCCCTCCGAGAAATCGACCCCGAGGCTGCGGCGAAAGTGGGGGTAAAATGA
- a CDS encoding argonaute/piwi family protein encodes MNVQLLDEPELEFGHKGRHVDIRFGIKAHGPVSIDDPQAPKEIKLGFVGTATSIEKLTAWLEECRNPIEAKQSKKPNLFPSFPGFGQDRCFYCDWISSEKLKRKIAPRELKEILEGMERNAAVKKVADRFIDECRYLTEYTNADVLVCAPPLDMFEKFDLPVGISDDDETRETDTPEYKIDFHDYLKARSLNLAKPIQFVRPPTYDPDAKHIRSTGNPRSLQDPATRAWNFHTALYYKARGVPWRLLRRTSDLDSAYIGISFYLSPDKEHIHTSVAQVFNERGEGMVVRGGEAERSEEDRQVHLSRTATYDLVISVLAEYKSHHHNLPARIVIHKTSSFNQDEKDGCNEALKTLGVDSHDFLVIRDSMVRLYRNGEYPPLRGTFMELDSDHWFLYTRGSVDFYMAYPGMYVPKSLEITPVETDESPRKIAEEILGLTKMNWNNTQFDNMQPITIKAARQVGGILKYATDLPKIEASYAYYM; translated from the coding sequence ATGAACGTTCAACTACTCGACGAACCGGAACTGGAATTTGGACACAAGGGCCGACACGTTGACATCCGCTTCGGCATCAAAGCCCATGGTCCTGTCAGCATCGATGACCCGCAAGCTCCAAAAGAGATCAAGTTGGGCTTTGTTGGCACTGCCACCAGTATCGAAAAGCTTACCGCTTGGTTGGAGGAATGCCGCAACCCCATCGAAGCCAAGCAGAGTAAGAAACCGAACCTTTTTCCTTCCTTCCCTGGCTTCGGGCAGGATCGTTGCTTTTACTGCGACTGGATCTCGTCAGAGAAGTTGAAGAGGAAAATTGCTCCTAGAGAACTCAAAGAAATCCTGGAGGGGATGGAGCGCAACGCGGCGGTTAAAAAAGTGGCTGACCGCTTCATTGATGAATGCCGCTACCTTACTGAATACACTAACGCAGACGTTCTGGTATGTGCGCCACCCCTGGACATGTTCGAGAAATTTGACCTCCCAGTCGGGATTAGCGATGACGACGAGACTCGTGAAACAGACACGCCCGAGTACAAGATCGATTTTCACGACTATCTGAAGGCCAGAAGTCTCAACTTGGCAAAACCCATTCAGTTCGTCAGACCGCCCACGTACGATCCTGATGCCAAACATATCCGGAGCACTGGCAACCCTCGCAGTCTCCAAGATCCAGCTACCCGCGCATGGAATTTCCATACTGCTCTTTACTACAAAGCCAGGGGAGTTCCGTGGCGGTTGTTGCGGCGAACATCCGACTTGGATTCCGCATATATTGGGATCAGCTTTTATCTTAGCCCCGATAAGGAACACATTCACACCAGTGTCGCCCAAGTCTTTAACGAGCGCGGTGAAGGCATGGTTGTTCGGGGCGGCGAAGCCGAGCGGTCAGAGGAAGACCGCCAAGTCCATCTCAGTCGAACAGCGACATATGACCTGGTAATTAGCGTACTTGCTGAATACAAAAGCCACCATCACAACCTGCCGGCCCGCATCGTAATTCATAAAACTTCGAGTTTTAACCAAGATGAAAAGGATGGCTGCAACGAGGCTCTCAAAACATTAGGTGTGGATAGCCACGATTTCCTCGTTATCAGGGACTCAATGGTAAGACTTTACCGCAACGGGGAATACCCTCCGCTCCGAGGCACATTTATGGAACTTGATAGCGACCATTGGTTTCTCTATACCCGAGGAAGCGTGGACTTCTACATGGCTTACCCAGGCATGTACGTGCCAAAGTCGCTCGAAATTACCCCTGTTGAAACAGACGAATCGCCACGCAAAATAGCTGAAGAAATCCTTGGCTTGACCAAAATGAATTGGAATAACACTCAGTTCGATAATATGCAGCCCATCACCATCAAAGCAGCACGCCAGGTTGGGGGTATTCTCAAATACGCAACCGACCTGCCAAAAATTGAGGCTTCCTACGCCTACTACATGTGA